The Sulfitobacter sp. OXR-159 sequence AGCGGTTGACGCCTTTCTACTTCCGAGCTAACGGCCGTGAACGACGTATTGGCCAGATTGGGCATCACCGCTCTTGCTGAGCGGCAATTGCCGGAACTGTCAGGCGGGCAACGTGAGGTCGTATCGATCGCACAGTCGCTGGTGACGCGGCCGCGGGTTGTCCTCATGGACGAGCCCACCTCCGCGCTCGACCTTTGCCTCCAATACGAGGTATCGGAGGCTTTGCAATCCTATGCTGCTGAAAGCGGAGCTGTGATGATCCTCGCTTGGCATGACCTAAATCAGGTGAATACAGAATGCTCGGTCATCATTTTACCTCATAATGATCTCAAGCTGGCGGAAATTGCTGTTGAGCGGTTTCTCCGCGTTCCAGTGTCATGCCCGCAGTTTGCTGTGAAATCGGCCAACTACAGCAGCTAGGTCTCTTTTCGATCCACCCGGATCAACAACAATGGTTCCGGAATGGACCAACAGAAGCACGCCGCGAATGGCGAGTTCTGTCAAGAACCAGTTCACGTCACGTTCTGACAATCCCAAGCATTCTGGTGCCGTCACAACGACCTTATCCCCTTGATTTAGCGACAGCAGCAGTTGCTCTCGTTGGATGAGATGCTTTCGAGGACGCGTAGTTTGCCCTTCAAACTGGTCACACCAAACCTGTTCAATTACCCCATGCAGCGAAATTTCTTGTCGCTGCCGTTTGGCGGACGGCCTACCTTGGGCGGAAAGGATATATCCCCACGTAGCGCCGGATTTCGAAAACTTTGGGTCCATTTAAGGTCTTCCTCCTCTTAATCGTTCTTAGAAGCGGGAGGACTAGATCACGATCCAGCTTGCCGATTGATTGCCTCCGGCTAGGCTCACCCCTCTCCGCGGAACCATCTTCTTATCTGACCTAGTAGGCCAGATTCACAGAGCCAAACGCGACTATGCGCCGGCTTCGAACCTCGTGAGATTGAGGTCTCGGCCCTAGCTTGCTTGTCTCTTGCAGACGCTACTGAAGCAGGACGTGCATCCGTTTCAGATCGCTTTCGCTCAGCTTGCCTTCGCCGACAAGGGCAATCATCTCGTCATGATCAGCCAGTGTCTTGGTTAACATGGTTTTTCTCGTCTTCTTCCGGCCTGCCGTGACCGTAAAGGTCGGCGTTCTCATGGGCTCGGTCTTCGTGCTCAAATTCCAAACTCGAATGACCGATGCTAAAATCGTCCTTCAGCCGGTCCTTGATTGCCGTCTTGATATTTTCGATTTAACGCCAGCCGTCCGCTGTCAGCACGATGTGGCAGTCCAAAGCCGCCTTGTGCTCCTGCATCTGCCACAGATGGGCGGGTCGATCATGCGCATGCCACCCTCGTAGATCAGGTAGAAGCCGAGCAGGATAAGGGTCGTGTAGTTGATGAGCGCTGCGACAATTTCTATCCGCCCATAGCCGAAGGTCATGCGCGCGTCCGCAGGCCGCCGCGCGATTTTCCGAGCGGCAAAGGTGATCACCAACGATGCCATATCCGAGAAATTGTGCAGAGCATCCGCGATCAGTGCGAGGCTGCCGGATAGGATGCCGCCGACAATCTGCGCGACGGTCAGAAGACCGTTGGCCCAGATGGAGATGGAGACTCGACGGTCGCCGGACTCGAGGTCGATATGGGCGTGATCGTGGGCCATCAGGCAACTTCCTATCTGTTCGGCAGATCAAAACGCGGTCAAGCGCCGCGTTTTGACTTCCTTTCAACATGTGCAGCCAGACCGGACTTATTCGCAACAGGTTCGGTCACTCGGGATCCCATGTGCCATTGGGTCAGCAGCAGCCAGAACTCTTCTCTGGCTGCGACACTTCCTGTACCAATTCGGCTGTTTCCGCGCCGTCGGCTTCCCGTGCCACGTCCGCTTGAGCCACGATCCCACAGCATTTGCCGCTTTCGTCTGTAACCACGCTGCGGCGCACCTGTTTTTCTTCCATCTTGCTGCAACAGCTTTTA is a genomic window containing:
- a CDS encoding ATP-binding cassette domain-containing protein, translating into MNDVLARLGITALAERQLPELSGGQREVVSIAQSLVTRPRVVLMDEPTSALDLCLQYEVSEALQSYAAESGAVMILAWHDLNQVNTECSVIILPHNDLKLAEIAVERFLRVPVSCPQFAVKSANYSS